The Streptomyces sp. NBC_01298 genome contains the following window.
CCAGTCCACGCTCAGCCGCATCGAGAACGGTCAGCGCCGCTTGGCGCTGGACAGCCTCGTCACGCTCGCCCGCGCGCTGGATACCACTCTGGACCAGCTCGTGGAGACCGCGACCGACGACGTCGTCATCAGCCCGACGATCGACGCCGCCCGCGGGCAGATGCGCTGGCCGATCAAGGGCGAGCCGGGCATGACCGTCATTCGTCAGCGCATGACCGAACCGCCGCCGGACAACCCCTCCCGGATGCGCGCACACCCCGGGCGCGAATGGCTCGTGGTCCTGTCCGGCACCGCGGTTCTCCTGCTGGGGCACCGGCGCTTCCGCATCGAGACCAACCAGGCTGCGGAGTTCCCGACGATGATGCCGCACGCGATCGGCGCCGAGGGGGGACCGTGCGAGATCCTGGGGATCTTCGACCGGGACGCCCGCCGCGGTCATCAGCGCGACGGCGGCGGACTCGACGAAGGTGCTGATCAGGGGTAGCGGCGAGACGTGTCCGAAGCGGGCGTCTTGCGCGTCCGGGGGGCCGCGAGGCCATCTTCTTGCCTAACCGGCAAGAGTCGATGCGGCAAGCGCATGAGCGTCCTACGGTGGAGCCATGACCGACGCACAGCACGCACCCCAGCACGGCAGCCACGGCGAAGCTCACCAGACCCCCGGCCAGGATCACGGCCACGGCCGGAACCACGGTCACGACGGCGGGCAGGGCCACGGCAACGGCCACCACGGCCAAGCGCGGCACGGCCACGCCCAGGCTCACGGCCACGCCCACCACGACACCGAGGCCGACAGCCAGGCGGAGATCCTCGACCTGGACGCGGAGGTCCTGGCCGGGCACATCACCGACATCGCCAC
Protein-coding sequences here:
- a CDS encoding helix-turn-helix domain-containing protein — its product is MLPMTQEDGDLDSLVRKRIRALRVAQGWSLEELAVRARLSQSTLSRIENGQRRLALDSLVTLARALDTTLDQLVETATDDVVISPTIDAARGQMRWPIKGEPGMTVIRQRMTEPPPDNPSRMRAHPGREWLVVLSGTAVLLLGHRRFRIETNQAAEFPTMMPHAIGAEGGPCEILGIFDRDARRGHQRDGGGLDEGADQG